Proteins from one Falco naumanni isolate bFalNau1 chromosome 2, bFalNau1.pat, whole genome shotgun sequence genomic window:
- the KPNA3 gene encoding importin subunit alpha-4, producing MAENAAAAAAGLENHRIKSFKNKGRDVETMRRHRNEVTIELRKNKRDEHLLKKRNVPQEESLEDSDVDADFKAQNVTLEAILQNATSDNPVIQLSAVQAARKLLSSDRNPPIDDLIKSGILPILVKCLERDDNPSLQFEAAWALTNIASGTSAQTQAVVQSNAVPLFLRLLHSPHQNVCEQAVWALGNIIGDGPQCRDYVISLGVVKPLLSFINPSIPITFLRNVTWVIVNLCRNKDPPPPMETVQEILPALCVLIYHTDINILVDTVWALSYLTDGGNEQIQMVIDSGVVPFLVPLLSHQEVKVQTAALRAVGNIVTGTDEQTQVVLNCDVLSYFPNLLTHPKEKINKEAVWFLSNITAGNQQQVQAVIDAGLIPMIIHQLAKGDFGTQKEAAWAISNLTISGRKDQVEYLVQQNVIPPFCNLLSVKDSQVVQVVLDGLKNILIMAGDEASTIAEIIEECGGLEKIEALQQHENEDIYKLAFEIIDQYFSGDDIDEDPSLIPEATQGGTYNFDPTANLQTKEFNF from the exons AACAAAAGAGACGaacatcttttgaaaaaaagaaatgttcccCAGGAAGAAAGTTTAGAAGATTCTGATGTTGATGCTGACTTCAAAGCA caaaacgTAACACTAGAAGCTATACTACAG aatgcCACAAGTGACAACCCAGTGATCCAACTGAGTGCTGTCCAAGCTGCAAG AAAACTCCTATCCAGTGACAGAAATCCACCTATTGATGACTTAATAAAATCAGGAATTTTACCAATTCTGGTAAAATGCCTAGAAAGGGATGATAA TCCTTCATTACAATTTGAAGCTGCATGGGCATTGACTAACATAGCATCAGGCACTTCTGCACAGACTCAAGCTGTTGTACAGTCTA aTGCAGTACCCCTCTTCTTGAGACTACTTCATTCACCACACCAGAATGTTTGTGAGCAAGCTGTGTGGGCCCTCGGAAATATTATAG gTGATGGTCCTCAGTGTAGAGATTATGTCATATCACTGGGAGTTGTCAAACCTCTTCTGTCCTTCATCAATCCCTCCATTCCCATCACCTTCCTTCGGAACGTCACATGGGTCATTGTAAATCTCTGCAGGAATAAGGACCCCCCACCGCCTATGGAGACAGTTCAGGAG attttgccTGCATTGTGTGTTCTCATTTACCATACAGATATAAAT ATTCTTGTGGACACTGTTTGGGCTTTGTCCTACTTAACAGATGGTGGAAATGAACAGATACAAATGGTGATTGATTCAGGAGTTGTACCTTTTCTAGTTCCCCTTTTGAGTCATCAGGAGGTTAAAGTTCAA ACAGCAGCACTGAGAGCAGTAGGCAACATAGTAACTGGTACTGATGAACAGACACAAGTTGTTCTCAATTGTGACGTTTTGTCTTATTTCCCAAATCTCCTGACGCATCCAAAAGAGAAGATAAACAAG GAAGCAGTTTGGTTCCTTTCCAATATCACAGCAGGAAACCAGCAACAAGTTCAGGCTGTAATAGATGCTGGGCTAATCCCTATGATCATACACCAGCTGGCTAAG ggaGACTTTGGAACACAAAAGGAAGCTGCTTGGGCAATTAGCAATTTGACAATAAGTGGGAGAAAAGATCAG GTTGAATACCTTGTACAGCAAAACGTAATCCCACCATTCTGCAATCTACTCTCAGTAAAGGATTCTCAAGTGGTACAGGTGGTGCTGGATGGTCTGAAAAACATCCTCATAATGGCTGGGGATGAGGCTAGCACAATAGCTGAAATTATAGAAGAGTGTGGAG gCTTAGAGAAAATTGAAGCTTTGCAACAGCATGAGAATGAAGACATTTATAAACTAGCATTTGAAATCATAGATCAGTATTTCTCTGGTGATGAT ATTGATGAAGATCCCAGTCTCATTCCTGAAGCCACTCAAGGAGGTACTTACAACTTTGACCCAACGGCCAACCttcaaacaaaagaatttaatttttaa